A window of Aeromicrobium sp. Root236 contains these coding sequences:
- a CDS encoding dihydrofolate reductase family protein: MTRVRMDLFISLDGYTPSDQTAENPMGADWERLTAAYAATRTFRKNVFGDTSGEGTTGIDERYAAAFTDGVGAEIMGAAMFGLHSFPDDPDWKGWWGDKPPFGTPVYVLTHTAPRPEIPMEGGTTFHFRNAAIDDVLVEATEAAGGGDVRIGGGYRTAREFLRAGLVDDVHLMVAPIFMGRGHRLWDDLAGFDRTHTVTSEVAESGTIHINLNR, translated from the coding sequence ATGACCCGCGTACGTATGGACCTGTTCATCTCGCTCGACGGCTACACCCCGTCCGACCAGACCGCGGAGAACCCGATGGGAGCTGACTGGGAACGGCTCACCGCCGCGTACGCCGCCACACGCACGTTCCGCAAGAACGTCTTCGGCGACACCAGCGGCGAGGGGACGACGGGCATTGACGAGCGGTACGCCGCTGCGTTCACGGACGGTGTCGGCGCCGAGATCATGGGGGCCGCGATGTTCGGCCTGCACTCGTTCCCCGACGACCCGGACTGGAAGGGCTGGTGGGGCGACAAGCCGCCGTTCGGCACGCCGGTCTACGTGCTCACCCACACCGCGCCGCGCCCGGAGATCCCCATGGAGGGCGGCACGACGTTCCACTTCCGCAACGCTGCCATCGATGACGTCCTCGTCGAGGCGACTGAGGCTGCCGGGGGAGGCGACGTGCGCATCGGCGGGGGATACCGCACCGCGCGTGAGTTCCTGCGTGCCGGCCTGGTCGACGACGTGCACCTCATGGTCGCGCCGATCTTCATGGGTCGAGGTCATCGTCTGTGGGACGACCTGGCCGGCTTCGACCGCACGCACACGGTGACGTCGGAAGTGGCCGAGAGCGGCACGATCCACATCAACCTGAACCGATAG